In a genomic window of Taeniopygia guttata chromosome 11, bTaeGut7.mat, whole genome shotgun sequence:
- the MARVELD3 gene encoding MARVEL domain-containing protein 3 isoform X2, with product MCEKPRDVIATRGCGDSVRGNEREWAHTPTAGESCGSAGRARTCAGELSTFRRGRAWPGRSFHHFGEEPAGRSVVTGPEAEGPRGSRAVPGSLERRRCLYLHTGRAWCQMVEVLLAALILVCSSVSCGSAGGYTGLPALGGIYYYQYGGAYSGFSGADGERAQQLDQRFYLLKLPIARAAMVVGGCLLVFPCVLFLVSVLQVPWHFPAWLLIECTLYIVIAVGTVPALYYFLHSLLSVYNSSVCKEREQLYQSKGYQGFWCSLHGAEIAAGLLGCMAAMAYLLSAGIAVRDYRTVHEQKQKPLQL from the exons ATGT GTGAAAAACCTCGAGACGTTATCGCCACAAGGGGCTGCGGGGACAGTGTCCGTGGAAACGAAAGGGAGTGGGCACACACGCCAACAGCCGGTGAATCGTGCGGAAGTGCCGGAAGAGCGCGCACCTGCGCCGGGGAGCTGAGCACCTTCAGACGGGGCAGGGCCTGGCCCGGTCGGAGCTTCCACCACTTTGGAGAGGAGCCGGCGGGCCGGAG CGTCGTAACCGGGCCGGAGGCAGAGGGGCCGCGCGGAAGCCGCGCCGTGCCAGGGTCGCTGGAGCGCCGCCGCTGCCTGTACCTGCACACGGGCCGGG CCTGGTGCCAGATGGTGGAGGTCCTGCTCGCCGCCCTGATCCTGGTCTGCAGCTCCGTGTCCTGCGGCTCGGCGGGAGGATACACCGGCCTCCCCGCCCTGGGGGGCATCTACTACTACCAGTACGGCGGAGCCTACAGCGGCTTCAGCGGGGCGGATGGGGAGCGAGCCCAGCAGCTTGACCAACGTTTCTACTTACTGAAGCTGCCCATTGCAAGGGCAGCGATGGTCGTGGGAGGGTGTCTCCTGGTCTTCCCTTGTGTTCTATTTTTGGTTAGTGTTCTGCAGGTCCCGTGGCACTTCCCAGCATGGCTGCTAATTGAATGCACCTTGTACATAGTGATTGCAGTTGGCACAGTGCCTGCTCTGTACTATTTCCTCCATTCTCTGCTGAGCGTTTATAATTCGTCAGTGTGCAAAGAGCGAGAGCAGCTTTATCAAAGCAAAGGCTATCAGGGCTTCTGGTGCAGCCTGCATGGGGCAGAGATTGCTGCTGGCCTATTGGGCTGCATGGCTGCCATGGCATACCTGCTCAGTGCAGGCATAGCTGTCAGAGATTACAGGACAGTTCATGAACAGAAACAGAAGCCATTGCAACTATAA
- the MARVELD3 gene encoding MARVEL domain-containing protein 3 isoform X1, whose product MCEKPRDVIATRGCGDSVRGNEREWAHTPTAGESCGSAGRARTCAGELSTFRRGRAWPGRSFHHFGEEPAGRRRADKTEFTAPAVSRGGPARPPVPSAGGAGPRRAMAERGSPRAALGGRAGAGRRVVTGPEAEGPRGSRAVPGSLERRRCLYLHTGRAWCQMVEVLLAALILVCSSVSCGSAGGYTGLPALGGIYYYQYGGAYSGFSGADGERAQQLDQRFYLLKLPIARAAMVVGGCLLVFPCVLFLVSVLQVPWHFPAWLLIECTLYIVIAVGTVPALYYFLHSLLSVYNSSVCKEREQLYQSKGYQGFWCSLHGAEIAAGLLGCMAAMAYLLSAGIAVRDYRTVHEQKQKPLQL is encoded by the exons ATGT GTGAAAAACCTCGAGACGTTATCGCCACAAGGGGCTGCGGGGACAGTGTCCGTGGAAACGAAAGGGAGTGGGCACACACGCCAACAGCCGGTGAATCGTGCGGAAGTGCCGGAAGAGCGCGCACCTGCGCCGGGGAGCTGAGCACCTTCAGACGGGGCAGGGCCTGGCCCGGTCGGAGCTTCCACCACTTTGGAGAGGAGCCGGCGGGCCGGAGGCGAGCGGACAAGACGGAGTTCACCGCGCCGGCAGTATCTCggggcggcccggcccggccccccgTCCCCAGCgccggcggagcggggccgcgccgggccaTGGCGGAGCGGGGCAGCCCCCGTGCCGCGCTGGGGGGACGCGCCGGGGCGGGCCGGCG CGTCGTAACCGGGCCGGAGGCAGAGGGGCCGCGCGGAAGCCGCGCCGTGCCAGGGTCGCTGGAGCGCCGCCGCTGCCTGTACCTGCACACGGGCCGGG CCTGGTGCCAGATGGTGGAGGTCCTGCTCGCCGCCCTGATCCTGGTCTGCAGCTCCGTGTCCTGCGGCTCGGCGGGAGGATACACCGGCCTCCCCGCCCTGGGGGGCATCTACTACTACCAGTACGGCGGAGCCTACAGCGGCTTCAGCGGGGCGGATGGGGAGCGAGCCCAGCAGCTTGACCAACGTTTCTACTTACTGAAGCTGCCCATTGCAAGGGCAGCGATGGTCGTGGGAGGGTGTCTCCTGGTCTTCCCTTGTGTTCTATTTTTGGTTAGTGTTCTGCAGGTCCCGTGGCACTTCCCAGCATGGCTGCTAATTGAATGCACCTTGTACATAGTGATTGCAGTTGGCACAGTGCCTGCTCTGTACTATTTCCTCCATTCTCTGCTGAGCGTTTATAATTCGTCAGTGTGCAAAGAGCGAGAGCAGCTTTATCAAAGCAAAGGCTATCAGGGCTTCTGGTGCAGCCTGCATGGGGCAGAGATTGCTGCTGGCCTATTGGGCTGCATGGCTGCCATGGCATACCTGCTCAGTGCAGGCATAGCTGTCAGAGATTACAGGACAGTTCATGAACAGAAACAGAAGCCATTGCAACTATAA